The Candidatus Aminicenantes bacterium genome includes the window CGCGGGTTGGACCATTGATGGGCCAGGCTCCACAACACCACGGGCGGACCGCCGATATTGGCCAGACCGTTGAGCACGCCCGATATCGCACCGGCCGCAATCCCCCATGCCGGGTGAACGGATCCCCTACCCGTGGGCGCGGCCGCCCTGCGAAACAACAGCAATCCCAGTATCAGTACCGCCACCACCACTCCCGCGGCATCACGCCCGGCCATGGTAAGACGATGCATCAGCCAGAAGCCGATGGGAAGGGTTGTCAGCCCGGAAACAATCAGCGGCCGCAAACTCCGCCAGGGAACGTGACGACGCAACGCATACACGGCCACTATCTTTTGTAACGCCGAACCAACCACGCACAGCATCACCGCCTGGGGCAACGTGAACCCCGTTACCAGCAATGCGGGTACGGCGAACAGGCCGAATCCGAATCCCGCCGCGCTCTGTACCAGTGCCCCGGCAAACAGAATCGCCGCGCCCGCGCCAAGGGTTACGGCCGTCAAAAGGCCTCGCGCATAAAAGCCTCGATACCGGCGGCCCGCAAACGCCTGCAAAGAATTTCCGCATCCCCCCGCTTTAGAAGGGGTGAAAAGACACGGTGAATGCCGTTTTCGGATTCAACGGCGAACTCGACACCGAACGCTGCCGACAGCTTCCTTACCAAAACCAATGCGTTGTCGCAAATTGAAAAAGCGCCCGCCTGTACGCGCACCCCCGCGGCCGGCGGCGGCGGCAACGGGAGATCAGCTGACACCGCTTCCAACCGCACCACAGCCGTGCCATCTTCCGTCATGCCCAGGCGCCGGGCCGCGGCGAAAGACAAGTCGACAATGCGCCCCGCCACAAA containing:
- a CDS encoding sulfite exporter TauE/SafE family protein, with protein sequence MRKRHSPCLFTPSKAGGCGNSLQAFAGRRYRGFYARGLLTAVTLGAGAAILFAGALVQSAAGFGFGLFAVPALLVTGFTLPQAVMLCVVGSALQKIVAVYALRRHVPWRSLRPLIVSGLTTLPIGFWLMHRLTMAGRDAAGVVVAVLILGLLLFRRAAAPTGRGSVHPAWGIAAGAISGVLNGLANIGGPPVVLWSLAHQWSNPRLRVTTLAQSLVFVPFQVVVISLVFGHSALVALAWGVLMSPLVVLGTRAGLYLGGRVPVHHLRLGMECLLVLMAVSAARPLWS
- a CDS encoding septal ring lytic transglycosylase RlpA family protein; the protein is MHRLIILFATVLLLVTACAPQRHMVREPVAPVAGGHTMEGTASWYGEKFHGRRTANGEIYDMHLLTAAHKTLPFHTLVRVTRLDSGRTVMVRINDRGPFVAGRIVDLSFAAARRLGMTEDGTAVVRLEAVSADLPLPPPPAAGVRVQAGAFSICDNALVLVRKLSAAFGVEFAVESENGIHRVFSPLLKRGDAEILCRRLRAAGIEAFMREAF